The DNA window TATGTCTTGCCCTGTCATCAGGCAAAAGATCAGCGAGCATGTTTAAGCATAAAACAGAGGTCAGGGTCAGATATTCTGAAACAGATCGAATGGCTTATGTTTATTATGGAAATTACAGTTTTTATTACGAAACGGGTAGGGTAGAAGCTTTGCGCTCACTTGGATTAAGTTATAAATCAATGGAGGATGATTTAGGGGTTTTTATGCCGGTGATGAATATGAATGTGAGATATCTCCGGCCATGTTTCTATGATGAATTGTTAATTTTAGAGACTTCCATTATTCATTTACCAGAACTTACCATAGAGTTTGAAACTAAAATTTACAATGAGAAAAAAGAATTGGCAAATCAAGGAAAAGTGACTCTTTGTTTTGTGGATGTAAAAACTAAAAAGCGGGTTAATGCCCCTAGTATTATTGTAGACAAATTAAAATCATACTTTGATTAAAGGGATTCAAAAAATAAAAAATGCATTTTTGAATTTTGGGCCCATTGTACAATTGTTACATTGGTCGAAGACCCACTCACTTCCAGGGTTTTATGGTGTAAGTATATACACTACTTTGTCATTTATTAATTTCGAATTAAAGAAAAACGACCTGGAAACCCGTGCAAGTGCCATGTCCTATAATTTCTTTCTGGCCTTGTTTCCAACCCTCATTTTTTTGTTTACACTTACTGCATATTTACCCAAGAGTTGGGATTTTTTTACGACCTTAGAAAATTCTCTTAATTCCATTATGCCTGAAGGTGCCAAAGATTACCTCTGGAAAAACATCGTGGGTGCCATTCGACCAAAAGCGAATAAGAGTTTTCTATCTATTGGATTTTTATTGGCGGTATTTTTTGCTTCTAACGGGATTCTTTCCATGATGAGTGGATTTGACAAGACCTACAGAAGTAGTTTCCGCAGAAGAAGCTGGATTGAAAAACACCTGATTGCCCTTTTGCTTACTTTCTTGTTAAGTATACTTCTGATTTTTTCAATAGTACTTATTATAATGGGCAGTTATATATTTAATTGGGTCTTTGGCTTATTAAAGTTGGGTACCCTTGCTGCGCTGAGCATTAAGCTTTTGCAATATGTTATTATTATTCTTCTGTTTTATACTGTAATTGACTTGATTTATCGTTTTGGACCAGCACTTCGCAAGCCGATGAAGGGCTTTTCTCCCGGGACTATTTTTGCGACCACCGCATCCATTTTAACATCGGTGGTATTTGGATATTTTGTTGAAAATTTTTCCTCCTATCATAAGATTTACGGCGCGATTTCCGCTCTCATCATCACATTGGTCTGGATTCGTATCAACGTACTCATCCTGATACTTGGCTTTGAATTAAATGCCGGAATCATTATCAACCGTGACATTCTCAGCGATACGGGAGAAGCGGATGTTATTCAATCAAACCAACGCCATTTCTAAAAATTCATTCATTGGCTGCGCCACTTTATAAGTGTGCAAAACCAATTTGTCTAAGCCTTCTTTTAGCAACAGTTCGGAATCATTTACACTAAAAAAATAGAATGCCTTATTGTACAACAAGGGTTCTTGAATTGCTGCATTCTTAAACTCTGCAGGAATGACCTTATTTTTTTCACCTTTGATAACACCGAAAGTTTGAGTAAATGATTTAGAAGAGTACAATTTTAAAAATTCTTTTTGGTTTTTGGCAATGTGAGTTCTTATTTTATAAAGAGACTGCGGATCAGGTTGATATATTCCTGAATAAATGTGAAGATTATCCGCACTGAATTCAAGATAAAGTCCGGGCGCACTTATTTCTTTCTTGCCATAAGAAGAAATTAGAGCAGACATGTGAGTTTTATAGGGTGTTTTATCTTTGCTGAATCGTACATCCTTGTAAATCCTAAAAATTGCTTCTTTGGGTGTGATGGTGATTTTGGGATTCTCCTTTTGCAATAATTCAATCACTCTACCAATAAATGAATGAAATGGAGCTTCGACCTTTGCTTTAAATCTATCTTTATTTGCATTAAACCATTCCCGGTTATTGTTGATTTCAAGATCGGCCAAAAAATTCAAAAAATCTACTTCAAAAAATATCATACTTAGCAGTAATTTCACACAATATAAGAAGTGCCAGAATTTTATTTGTACAAATAGCCATATGTTATTGAAAAAAATATACTTGTACTATGTTGAAATTTTACCTTTTAATTCAACATACAAGCATTCATTATTGAGGCAATTGAATAATTGTCAACCGAATAATGTAATTTATATTTATTCGCTAATAAAGCGCTACTTTTCTTTATACTGCATTATTTCAACTGGTAGCAATATAAATTTACTGTATAGCCTCCATTTCAATTCATCATTTTCTAATTCTTACATTACAAAATTATTGCCTAACACATTTCTCCAATAATTCTTAAATCATTTCCCCATGTATTATAAATTTAAATCTTTTACTCCTTACATTCACCCAAGTGCATTTGTACATCCATTAGCAGCGATCACCGGCTGCGTAAGAGTAGGCAAGAATGTATATATAGGCCCTT is part of the Candidatus Vicinibacter affinis genome and encodes:
- a CDS encoding acyl-CoA thioesterase; the protein is MFKHKTEVRVRYSETDRMAYVYYGNYSFYYETGRVEALRSLGLSYKSMEDDLGVFMPVMNMNVRYLRPCFYDELLILETSIIHLPELTIEFETKIYNEKKELANQGKVTLCFVDVKTKKRVNAPSIIVDKLKSYFD
- a CDS encoding YihY/virulence factor BrkB family protein: MIKGIQKIKNAFLNFGPIVQLLHWSKTHSLPGFYGVSIYTTLSFINFELKKNDLETRASAMSYNFFLALFPTLIFLFTLTAYLPKSWDFFTTLENSLNSIMPEGAKDYLWKNIVGAIRPKANKSFLSIGFLLAVFFASNGILSMMSGFDKTYRSSFRRRSWIEKHLIALLLTFLLSILLIFSIVLIIMGSYIFNWVFGLLKLGTLAALSIKLLQYVIIILLFYTVIDLIYRFGPALRKPMKGFSPGTIFATTASILTSVVFGYFVENFSSYHKIYGAISALIITLVWIRINVLILILGFELNAGIIINRDILSDTGEADVIQSNQRHF
- a CDS encoding DUF2461 domain-containing protein, whose amino-acid sequence is MIFFEVDFLNFLADLEINNNREWFNANKDRFKAKVEAPFHSFIGRVIELLQKENPKITITPKEAIFRIYKDVRFSKDKTPYKTHMSALISSYGKKEISAPGLYLEFSADNLHIYSGIYQPDPQSLYKIRTHIAKNQKEFLKLYSSKSFTQTFGVIKGEKNKVIPAEFKNAAIQEPLLYNKAFYFFSVNDSELLLKEGLDKLVLHTYKVAQPMNEFLEMALV